The Mesorhizobium koreense genome includes a window with the following:
- a CDS encoding GNAT family N-acetyltransferase: MTEIRRAEAADLDRITDIYADAVRHGTASYELEPPGRADMEARFAALAGDGFPYIVVEENGGILGYAYAGPFRPRPAYRFIVEDSIYVAPEAKGRGIGRLLLEALIEEVRRLGFRQIIAVIGDGTPASASVRLHEKLGFRHSGKLEGTGYKHGRWLDTTFMQLSLNDGATMPPDPRSFPEQRYRESR; the protein is encoded by the coding sequence ATGACAGAGATACGCAGAGCAGAGGCGGCCGACCTCGACCGCATAACGGACATCTACGCAGACGCCGTACGTCATGGTACGGCAAGCTACGAACTGGAACCGCCTGGCCGGGCCGACATGGAGGCGAGGTTCGCCGCGCTCGCCGGCGACGGCTTTCCCTATATCGTAGTCGAGGAAAACGGCGGCATCCTCGGCTATGCCTACGCCGGCCCCTTTCGGCCTCGGCCCGCCTATCGCTTCATCGTCGAGGATTCGATCTATGTCGCGCCGGAAGCCAAGGGTCGCGGCATTGGACGGCTGCTGCTCGAGGCCCTCATCGAAGAGGTGAGGCGGCTCGGCTTCCGTCAGATCATCGCCGTCATCGGCGACGGCACGCCCGCCAGCGCCTCCGTGCGCCTGCACGAAAAGCTCGGCTTTCGCCATTCGGGAAAGCTCGAAGGCACCGGCTACAAACACGGGCGCTGGCTGGACACGACCTTCATGCAGCTTTCACTCAATGACGGCGCCACCATGCCGCCCGACCCACGATCGTTTCCCGAACAGCGCTACCGGGAAAGCCGATAG
- a CDS encoding Bax inhibitor-1/YccA family protein, protein MADLRNYQSRMATAQGRSEAYIDQGLRAYMLRVYNLMALGLVITGLAAWGAFSFAVTPDGQLTQFGQLIFQSGLRWVVIFAPLALVFFLSFRINSMSVSAAQTTFWVYAALVGLSLSVLFLVYTQTSIVRTFFITATAFGALSLYGYTTKRDLSAMGSFLIMGVFGIIIASLVNLFLASSALQFAISVIGVLVFAGLTAYDTQQIKEMYYEGDAEVVAGRKAIMGALRLYLDFINLFMFLVQFLGDRR, encoded by the coding sequence ATGGCTGATCTTCGCAACTATCAGTCCCGCATGGCGACCGCCCAGGGCCGCAGCGAGGCCTACATCGATCAGGGCCTTCGTGCGTATATGCTCCGGGTCTACAATCTCATGGCGCTCGGCCTTGTCATCACCGGCCTCGCGGCATGGGGCGCGTTCAGCTTCGCCGTCACGCCCGACGGCCAGCTTACGCAGTTCGGCCAGCTGATCTTCCAGAGCGGTCTGCGCTGGGTGGTGATCTTCGCGCCGCTTGCGCTGGTCTTCTTCCTGAGCTTCAGGATCAATTCGATGAGCGTTTCGGCCGCCCAGACGACCTTCTGGGTCTACGCGGCACTTGTCGGCCTGTCGCTCTCCGTGCTCTTCCTGGTCTATACGCAGACCAGCATCGTCAGGACATTCTTCATCACCGCCACCGCCTTCGGCGCGTTGTCGCTCTATGGCTATACGACGAAGCGCGACCTCTCGGCGATGGGCTCGTTCCTGATCATGGGCGTGTTCGGCATCATCATCGCCTCGCTCGTCAATCTTTTCCTTGCTTCCTCGGCGCTGCAATTCGCCATATCGGTGATCGGCGTCCTGGTGTTCGCCGGCCTCACCGCCTACGACACGCAGCAGATCAAGGAGATGTATTACGAAGGCGACGCCGAGGTCGTGGCCGGCCGCAAGGCCATCATGGGCGCGCTCAGGCTCTATCTCGACTTCATCAACCTGTTCATGTTCCTCGTGCAGTTCCTCGGCGACCGTCGCTGA
- a CDS encoding AraC family transcriptional regulator translates to MKPDLEVVQIRHGESFKAWSHGYPFHTVRWHFHPEYEIHQVVATDGRYFVGDFIGEFEPGNLVLTGPNLPHNWVSDLPEGATIPLRGRIIQFSEEFIGGAMKVLPELSGIGALLESSRRGVLFASRTSRELAPLMEEMMEAQSVRRIELFMAIIGILSRDRDARPLSSPSYLPDPSGYMSAGMNKALAFIRENLTRPFGEAELAAIAGQSQSAFSRSFRRHTGMSLVQYVKRLRINLACQILMSDEQATITDICFEVGFNNLSNFNRQFLAEKGMSPSRFRRLLADNINAARAA, encoded by the coding sequence ATGAAACCGGACCTGGAGGTCGTCCAGATACGGCACGGCGAATCCTTCAAGGCATGGTCGCATGGCTATCCCTTCCACACGGTCCGCTGGCATTTCCATCCCGAATACGAGATCCATCAGGTCGTCGCCACCGACGGCCGGTATTTCGTCGGCGACTTCATCGGCGAATTCGAGCCCGGAAATCTCGTGCTCACCGGTCCCAATCTGCCGCACAATTGGGTGAGCGACCTGCCGGAGGGCGCCACCATTCCACTACGCGGCCGTATCATCCAATTCAGCGAGGAGTTCATCGGCGGCGCCATGAAGGTGCTGCCGGAACTGTCCGGCATCGGTGCGCTCCTCGAATCCTCCAGGCGAGGCGTGCTGTTTGCCTCTCGCACGAGTAGGGAACTCGCCCCGCTCATGGAGGAAATGATGGAGGCGCAGAGCGTGCGCCGCATCGAACTCTTCATGGCGATCATCGGGATATTGAGCCGCGACCGCGACGCGCGACCGCTTTCCAGCCCGAGCTACCTGCCCGATCCGTCGGGCTACATGTCGGCCGGCATGAACAAGGCGCTGGCCTTCATCCGCGAGAATCTGACCCGCCCTTTCGGAGAAGCCGAATTGGCGGCGATCGCGGGCCAGTCGCAGAGTGCTTTCTCGCGTTCCTTCCGCCGCCATACGGGCATGTCGCTGGTCCAGTATGTCAAACGTCTGCGCATCAACCTCGCCTGCCAGATCCTTATGAGCGACGAGCAGGCAACCATCACCGACATCTGCTTCGAGGTCGGCTTCAACAATCTTTCCAATTTCAACCGTCAGTTCCTGGCCGAGAAGGGCATGTCGCCTTCGCGTTTCAGGCGTCTTCTGGCGGACAACATCAACGCGGCGCGTGCCGCCTGA
- a CDS encoding ABC transporter substrate-binding protein yields MKKLSLKHVGVAALALSFLGATAIFAQAAEVKDATVAFLMPDQASTRYEQHDYPGFAAEMKKLCESCKVIYQNADADAARQQQQFNSVISQGAKVIVLDPVDSTAATSLVKMAQGQGIKVIAYDRPIPEAKADFYVSFDNQGIGKAIAESLVKHLKDKGVAAKEGQGVLEINGSPTDAAAGLIKKGIHEGLDNSGYPILAEYDTPEWAPPKAQQWASGQITRFGDKILGVVAANDGTGGGAIAAFKAAGVNPVPPVTGNDATIAALQLIIAGDQYNTISKPSEIVAAAAAQAAMDFLSGGAPKAETTLYDTPSKLFVPAVVTQENLKAEIIDKKIQTAAELCTGRYAEGCKKLGITQ; encoded by the coding sequence ATGAAAAAGCTCTCGCTCAAACATGTCGGCGTTGCCGCGCTGGCGCTGTCGTTTCTCGGCGCGACCGCAATCTTCGCGCAGGCCGCCGAAGTGAAGGACGCGACCGTCGCCTTCCTCATGCCCGACCAGGCCTCGACCCGTTATGAGCAGCACGATTATCCCGGCTTTGCGGCCGAGATGAAGAAACTGTGCGAAAGCTGCAAGGTGATTTACCAGAACGCCGATGCCGATGCGGCGCGCCAGCAACAGCAGTTCAATTCGGTCATTTCGCAGGGCGCCAAGGTCATCGTGCTCGACCCGGTCGATTCCACCGCTGCCACCTCGCTGGTGAAAATGGCGCAAGGCCAAGGCATCAAGGTCATCGCTTATGACCGGCCGATCCCGGAGGCCAAGGCAGATTTCTATGTCTCCTTCGACAATCAGGGCATCGGCAAGGCGATCGCCGAATCGCTGGTAAAACATCTGAAGGACAAGGGCGTTGCCGCCAAGGAAGGCCAGGGCGTGCTGGAGATCAACGGCTCACCGACCGACGCCGCCGCCGGGCTCATCAAGAAAGGCATCCACGAAGGGCTCGACAATAGCGGCTATCCGATCCTTGCCGAATACGACACTCCGGAATGGGCGCCGCCCAAGGCGCAGCAGTGGGCGAGCGGCCAGATCACACGCTTCGGCGACAAGATCCTCGGCGTTGTCGCGGCTAATGACGGCACCGGCGGCGGTGCCATCGCGGCCTTCAAGGCGGCTGGTGTCAACCCGGTGCCGCCGGTGACAGGCAACGACGCGACGATCGCGGCGCTGCAGCTCATCATCGCCGGCGACCAATACAACACCATTTCCAAGCCGAGCGAGATCGTAGCCGCTGCCGCAGCGCAAGCGGCGATGGATTTCCTGTCGGGCGGCGCTCCCAAGGCGGAAACGACGCTCTACGATACGCCTTCGAAACTCTTCGTGCCGGCGGTCGTGACCCAGGAGAATCTGAAGGCGGAGATCATCGACAAGAAGATCCAGACCGCCGCGGAACTCTGCACCGGCCGTTATGCCGAGGGTTGCAAGAAGCTCGGCATAACGCAGTAA
- a CDS encoding ATP-binding cassette domain-containing protein, giving the protein MPDIDRQGDGDRQGDGPRDAVLSLRGVSKNFGAVSALTDVDLDVHSGEVVALVGDNGAGKSTLVKILAGVHQPSAGTITFGGKEVVLADPATALGLGIATVFQDLALCENLDVVANIFLGRELNPPRLDEVSMEIRAWTLLNELSARIPSVREPVASLSGGQRQTVAIARSLLTEPKLILLDEPTAALGVAQTAEVLDLIERVRARGLGVIMISHNMEDVRAVADRIVVLRLGRNNGEFGPDASNQELVTAITGADENSVSRRADRRRAQQAQEARP; this is encoded by the coding sequence ATGCCGGATATTGATCGCCAAGGAGATGGGGATCGTCAGGGTGACGGGCCGCGCGATGCGGTGCTCAGCCTGCGCGGCGTCTCCAAGAATTTCGGCGCCGTTTCCGCGCTCACCGATGTCGATCTCGACGTCCATTCCGGCGAGGTCGTGGCGCTGGTCGGCGACAACGGCGCCGGCAAGTCCACGCTGGTCAAGATCCTCGCCGGCGTGCATCAGCCGTCGGCCGGAACGATCACCTTCGGCGGCAAGGAAGTCGTCCTCGCCGACCCGGCAACGGCGCTCGGCCTCGGCATCGCTACCGTCTTCCAGGATCTGGCGCTCTGCGAGAATCTCGACGTGGTCGCCAACATCTTCCTCGGGCGCGAACTCAACCCGCCCCGGCTCGACGAGGTCTCTATGGAGATCCGGGCGTGGACGCTGCTCAACGAACTCTCCGCGCGCATACCGAGCGTGCGCGAGCCCGTCGCCTCGCTCTCCGGCGGCCAGCGCCAGACCGTCGCCATCGCCCGCTCGCTCCTGACCGAGCCGAAGCTGATCCTGCTGGACGAGCCGACCGCCGCGCTCGGCGTCGCGCAGACGGCGGAAGTGCTCGACTTGATCGAGCGCGTACGCGCCCGCGGGCTCGGCGTCATCATGATCAGCCACAATATGGAGGACGTGCGCGCCGTCGCCGACCGTATCGTGGTGCTGAGGCTCGGCCGAAACAATGGCGAGTTCGGTCCCGACGCCTCAAACCAGGAACTCGTCACCGCCATCACCGGCGCCGACGAGAACTCGGTATCCCGCCGCGCCGACCGGCGCCGTGCCCAACAGGCACAGGAGGCGCGGCCATGA
- a CDS encoding sugar ABC transporter permease, producing MTENTQQGSTGPLLDRSDVRVKHADTIGGTIGAFIDKVRSGDLGSLPVIVGLIIICTVFQSLNPVFLAPNNLVNLLFDCSTVGVIALGIVCILMLGEIDLSVGSVSGFSSALLGVMWVNHGWPVAVAIISALVLGAAIGALYSFVFNRFGMPSFVSTLAGLLAWLGLQLYLLGSTGSINLPYGSPLVNFGQTLVMPDVVSYALAAIAGIVVFVTDYRTAMRRREAGLSASSPGRSVFKAAVVIVVLEFIVYYLNQGRGIPWMFGLFVGLCVVMNYALTRTKWGRSMMAVGGNREAARRAGINVRRIYLSAFMLCSTLAAAGGIMAAARLASSSQQAGTGDVNLNAIAAAVIGGTSLFGGRGSAYSALLGIIVIQSIASGLTLLDLSSSLRYMITGAVLAIAVIVDSLARRSRLSHGRA from the coding sequence ATGACCGAGAACACGCAACAGGGTTCGACCGGCCCGCTGCTCGACCGCAGCGACGTGCGCGTCAAACATGCCGACACGATCGGCGGGACCATAGGCGCCTTCATAGACAAGGTACGCTCGGGCGATCTCGGCTCGCTGCCGGTTATCGTCGGTCTTATCATCATCTGCACGGTGTTCCAGAGCCTCAATCCGGTCTTCCTGGCGCCGAACAATCTGGTGAACCTGCTGTTCGACTGCTCGACGGTCGGCGTCATCGCGCTCGGCATCGTCTGTATCCTGATGCTCGGCGAGATCGATCTTTCCGTCGGGTCGGTAAGCGGCTTCTCCTCCGCGCTGCTCGGCGTGATGTGGGTAAACCACGGATGGCCGGTCGCGGTCGCCATCATCTCGGCGCTGGTGCTGGGCGCTGCGATCGGCGCGCTTTATTCCTTCGTCTTCAACCGCTTCGGCATGCCGAGCTTCGTCTCGACGCTGGCCGGCCTCCTGGCATGGCTCGGCCTGCAGCTCTACCTGCTCGGCTCGACCGGTTCCATCAACCTTCCCTACGGCTCGCCACTGGTTAATTTCGGCCAGACGCTGGTCATGCCGGATGTCGTTTCGTACGCCCTTGCGGCCATCGCCGGTATCGTCGTCTTCGTAACCGACTACAGGACGGCCATGCGCCGGCGTGAAGCGGGGCTTTCGGCCAGTTCGCCGGGCCGATCGGTATTCAAGGCGGCGGTGGTCATCGTCGTGCTGGAGTTCATCGTCTATTACCTCAACCAGGGCCGCGGCATCCCATGGATGTTCGGTCTCTTCGTCGGCCTTTGCGTGGTGATGAACTATGCGCTGACGCGCACCAAATGGGGCCGCTCGATGATGGCGGTCGGCGGCAACCGCGAAGCCGCGCGCCGGGCCGGCATCAATGTCCGCCGCATCTATCTCAGCGCCTTCATGCTCTGTTCGACGCTCGCGGCGGCCGGCGGTATCATGGCGGCGGCACGGCTCGCCTCTTCCAGCCAGCAGGCGGGAACCGGCGACGTCAATCTGAACGCTATCGCGGCGGCGGTCATCGGCGGCACCAGCCTGTTCGGCGGCCGCGGTAGCGCCTATTCCGCGCTTCTCGGCATCATCGTCATCCAGTCGATCGCCAGCGGCCTGACGCTGCTCGATCT